The Planococcus halocryophilus nucleotide sequence ACCGAAGCATCTGAACTTGAATTGATCGAATCGATGAATAAATATCGGTTAAATTCGTTGCCAAATGAAATTCAAGAACCAAATTATATGCGGATTGATAATACACATCTATGTCCTAAAAGCGTTGCGGTGAAAGTTAAAGATCATTTTAACTTGTAAATGGCGGGGAAAAACTTTCGACTGTTTGTAAGCAGAAAGAGATGTTATGTAAGGAGGTAGTTGTATTGCTAGCGTATCCTGCTTCTACAACTAGAAGTGAATAGTTAGAAATGATCGCTGTATTAAAAGACCGGTTGTTGGCAGCTTACGGGGAGCAGCTACTAGCCATCGGCGTATATGGCTCTATAGCGTTAGAGACAGAAGGACCGTATTCAGATATTGAAATGCATGTGGTGACAAAAGAGTATCATCGCTTAGAATATTTTGAATTTGTTTATGATCGGTTCAAAATCGAGATCGGTTTTTATGACAAGCAGGCGTTTTTTGAGAAAGCCAAAAAGATTGATGATGCTTGGGCGATCAAAGCAGGAGCGTTTATCCATGTTTTACCTGTATACGATCCTACAAACCTGTTTGAACAAGTGAAAAGCTTGCCTTTTGAAGCGTTGAGTTCATCTGCTCACCGTGTTATGAAAGAATTCATGGTGGGGGAGCCATACGAGACCATGGCAAAAATTCGTAATAGTTACCATAGCGGCAACCACAACTACATCCCACTTGGCGCAAACGATTTAGTATGGGAAACAGCCAAGTTAATCGGTCTCGCAAATCATACATACTACAGTACAAGAGCTAAAACTTATGAAGAATCCTTACAGATGAAGTCCTTGCCTTCTGGTTACAGGGAAATTGTGCAGCAAGTGAAAAATGGACAGCTGACTGATACGGAAACGGTTTATCAGCTTTGTGAAAGTTTATGGACAGGGTTAAATAGATGGATGGAGACGTTAGGGTTGGATTATCGGCTCGATAAACTTCCAATCTAGTGTCAGAGCGGGATATCGCTTTTTAGTTTAGTTTTATCTTAAAACAGAGGAGCTTATAAAATGCATATACGCAATTCAGCCAAAGCCGTTATACAAAAAGAAGGGCACGTATTACTGACAAAAAATAAAGACGCAGAAGGCATTTTTTATTTGTTTCCTGGCGGGGGACAAGAACACGGGGAAGTATTAGTCCAAACTATTAAACGAGAATGCTTAGAAGAAATAGGTTTCCAAGTTACAGTGGGAGAACTGTTACATATACGCGAATACATAGGCAAAAACCATGAACATGCGCATGATCGAGACGTTCACCAAATTGAATTTTATTTTGTTTGTACAATCGATGCTCAACCGGTAGAAGTGCCAGTTCCGTCTAATCCTGATTCTCATCAAATTGGCACGGAGTGGGTAGCAATCCAAAACTTACAGGAGTACCGCATTTATCCAAAAGAGATTCGGTTGCCAGTCCAGCAATTTGCGGATAATAAAAAAAACGCTGCGTATTTAGGGGATATTAATTAAAGGAAAAAGAGCGATATGGTTTTTTTATTATAAATGTAGTTATCTACTTAAGGATTTAATTGCAAATTCAAAACAAAGCCACTAAATCAACAAGAAAAGAAGCAAAAACATGAGATAACATCATTTACTCTTAACGTTGTCATGCCAAAGAGGGAGGAATCTTCGTAATAGCTACTGCCACCAATCATGAAAATGCTGTATAGTAATGGAGGATATATATAGAAGTGAAAGGTGTTAGTAAGATATGATGCAAAACCCGAAAGGAAGAAAACGGCTGGGTCTCGCATTGATCCTCAGCATGCTTGGAATTTTAGCGCCGCTGAATATCGATATGTATTTGCCGGCTTTTCCTGCAATCGCTGATGAACTCGATGCACACGTGTCGTTAGTACAGCTTAGTTTAACTGCGTGTTTAATCGGACTCGCTGCTGGGCAAATCGTCGTTGGGCCATTTAGTGACGCGATAGGGAGACGGAAGCCTCTCATTATCTCCGTTATTTTGTTTGCGCTGTCGTCTGTTCTTTGTGCTGTTGCCCCGAACATTGAGACCCTAGTTGCGGCTCGCTTTATCCAAGGATTTACTGCATCTGGTGGTGTGGTGTTATCAAGAGCGGTCGTAAGTGATGTGTTTACAGGGCGAGAAATGACGAAGTTTTTTGCGTTATTGATGGTGATTAACGCGGTAGCTCCGATGGCAGCACCTATTGCAGGTGGCGCGATACTAGCCTTGCCATTTGCAGGATGGGAAACGATTTTTTATTTTCTTGGATTGCTTGGGGTGATGATGGTGATTGTTGTGACATTGCGCTTGCCTGAAACCTTGCCTCCTGAACAACGTGTGCCAAGCTCCATCAGACATTCGGTTCAGACAATGGCCAGTTTGTTTAAAGAACGCCCTTATATTGGGTACGCATTAGTCGTCGGCTTAATCCATGGTGGCAGTTTTGCCTATGTTGCCGGAACACCTTTTGTCTACCAAGAGATCTACGGCGTTTCACCTCAAACTTTTAGTGTGTTGTTTGGTATTAACGGCATCGCCATGATTCTTGGTAGTTTTATCATTGGGAAGTTTGGCGGCATTGTTTCCGAGCATCGTTTGTTGCAAGGAGCGGTCGTTGTGGCAGTGAGTGCTACGTTTGTGTTGTTGATCATGACGATCATCCAAGGACCTCTCGCATCACTTGTGATTTCGATTTTTATTTACATGATTGCGATTGGCATGATTTTTACGAGTTCTTTCACGTTGGCGATGAAAGGGCAGGGACACCGAGCAGGGAGTGCGAGTGCCGTTGTTGGGATGTTGCCTTTAGTTATTGGGTCACTGGTATCCCCGCTCGTTGGAATTAATGAAACTTCAGCGGTTCCAATGGGCGCTATTTTATTTGGAACGTCTATACTCGGAACGATTGCCTTTTTCTTTTTAACTGGGCATCGACAGCAAGTCGAGCAATAATGAGAAGCAAGAGCAGAGGAAAGTTGATCTCGCTCTTGTTTTTTTATTTTTATAAATAAAGGGAATATTCAATTAGTATGAGCGATAACTGGTTTTATTTGGTATATTAGATAAAAGTAATCTATTCTAGGAGGGTTCTTTATTAAAAAGATAATCATGTTGATGACATTACTTTTATTGACCTCCTGCGGAAACGATACCGATCGATACAATTTTACAGGGAGTAGTGACAACTGGGATATGAATTATGTAGTAAATGTTACAGGTGTCGATAGCCAAGAAAAAAGTGGAACGGTTACTTATACAGGCGAAGGACAAGCACCTGAAACAGTGGATTACAAAATCACAACGTCTTCTGCTGGGTCCGATGGAACTGGAGTCGGGTTAGAAAATGGAGCTGGAAATATTGGGACGGTAACTTGCGGAGGTTGCGCAGTTATTCAAAAAGACGAAAATATCCAAGTCGAAATTAGCTGGAATGGGCAAACGGAGGAATTGGTTTTAACAAATGAAAACTAACGCGTATGGATTGATTTAACGACTGATAGGAGGATTCAATGTGAAGAAGTTTTTCGGTTCATTGCTGGGAGGGGGATTAATTGGTCTGCCTTTGGCATTTTGGTGGATAGGCTACGAGGAAATTAGCTATAGTCTTTTAAACGTTGCAGGTGTCGAAGAAGTGATTGTACGCGAGATGGATTTTGACTTTGTTTTTTATGCC carries:
- a CDS encoding Bcr/CflA family efflux MFS transporter — protein: MMQNPKGRKRLGLALILSMLGILAPLNIDMYLPAFPAIADELDAHVSLVQLSLTACLIGLAAGQIVVGPFSDAIGRRKPLIISVILFALSSVLCAVAPNIETLVAARFIQGFTASGGVVLSRAVVSDVFTGREMTKFFALLMVINAVAPMAAPIAGGAILALPFAGWETIFYFLGLLGVMMVIVVTLRLPETLPPEQRVPSSIRHSVQTMASLFKERPYIGYALVVGLIHGGSFAYVAGTPFVYQEIYGVSPQTFSVLFGINGIAMILGSFIIGKFGGIVSEHRLLQGAVVVAVSATFVLLIMTIIQGPLASLVISIFIYMIAIGMIFTSSFTLAMKGQGHRAGSASAVVGMLPLVIGSLVSPLVGINETSAVPMGAILFGTSILGTIAFFFLTGHRQQVEQ
- a CDS encoding kanamycin nucleotidyltransferase C-terminal domain-containing protein — translated: MIAVLKDRLLAAYGEQLLAIGVYGSIALETEGPYSDIEMHVVTKEYHRLEYFEFVYDRFKIEIGFYDKQAFFEKAKKIDDAWAIKAGAFIHVLPVYDPTNLFEQVKSLPFEALSSSAHRVMKEFMVGEPYETMAKIRNSYHSGNHNYIPLGANDLVWETAKLIGLANHTYYSTRAKTYEESLQMKSLPSGYREIVQQVKNGQLTDTETVYQLCESLWTGLNRWMETLGLDYRLDKLPI
- a CDS encoding NUDIX domain-containing protein, producing the protein MHIRNSAKAVIQKEGHVLLTKNKDAEGIFYLFPGGGQEHGEVLVQTIKRECLEEIGFQVTVGELLHIREYIGKNHEHAHDRDVHQIEFYFVCTIDAQPVEVPVPSNPDSHQIGTEWVAIQNLQEYRIYPKEIRLPVQQFADNKKNAAYLGDIN